One region of Chlorobiota bacterium genomic DNA includes:
- a CDS encoding BamA/TamA family outer membrane protein, producing the protein MQYFTHAFLPCLFLLLPLLSTQAQDSTAAADSTSAGTADSATRDRSGLAILPFIAYTPETRWAGGGAVIYYSRAEDAPLDSRADEISGGGIYTQNKQLSIICYPEIYWDQGRWSLKGSLGYLQYPTYFYGVGNATRKEDEELYEPRTLRCSAAITRYWDHLMLAVRYEARHDKFLAVDSGGFLEQGLFTGSGGGLVSGAGVIAGIDDRDYTFSTMRGTYVRLTAMGYDGTLGSDFGFGKYTLDARRYWPLFDGHVVAAQAYGEFTSGNAPFYMLSQLGGENRMRGFYEGRYRNNHMLAAQAEYRLPVWWRFGVVGFAGVGAVAPTLATFSLRDVRASAGTGIRFSLDPKERINIRLDFGIGEKLEFYFGIDEAL; encoded by the coding sequence ATGCAATACTTCACACACGCCTTCCTTCCCTGCCTCTTTCTTCTACTTCCGCTCCTTTCCACGCAGGCCCAAGACTCCACAGCCGCCGCCGATAGCACCTCCGCCGGCACTGCCGACAGTGCGACCCGCGACCGCAGCGGCTTGGCCATTCTTCCTTTTATCGCCTACACGCCGGAGACCCGTTGGGCCGGCGGGGGGGCCGTGATCTACTATTCCCGCGCCGAGGATGCGCCGTTGGACTCACGCGCTGATGAAATCAGCGGCGGCGGAATCTACACCCAAAACAAGCAGCTTTCCATCATCTGCTACCCGGAAATTTATTGGGATCAGGGAAGATGGAGTTTGAAGGGGAGCTTGGGTTATCTGCAATATCCCACCTACTTCTACGGGGTGGGGAATGCTACGCGGAAGGAGGATGAGGAACTCTACGAACCGCGGACGCTTCGCTGTTCGGCGGCAATCACCCGATACTGGGACCACTTGATGCTTGCGGTCCGCTACGAGGCCCGCCACGACAAATTCCTTGCGGTGGATTCTGGCGGGTTTTTAGAGCAAGGCTTGTTCACCGGAAGCGGCGGCGGTCTGGTGAGCGGTGCCGGAGTGATTGCCGGAATTGACGACCGCGACTACACCTTCAGCACCATGCGCGGAACCTACGTGCGGCTGACGGCAATGGGGTACGATGGCACGTTGGGAAGCGATTTCGGATTCGGAAAATACACGCTGGATGCACGCCGCTATTGGCCATTGTTCGATGGCCACGTGGTGGCTGCCCAGGCGTATGGTGAGTTCACCAGCGGCAACGCACCGTTCTACATGCTCTCCCAGCTTGGGGGCGAAAATCGGATGAGGGGCTTCTACGAAGGCCGCTACCGGAACAACCACATGCTGGCCGCGCAGGCGGAGTATCGCTTGCCAGTCTGGTGGCGGTTTGGCGTGGTGGGGTTTGCCGGGGTTGGTGCGGTTGCCCCAACGTTGGCAACCTTCAGCCTGCGGGACGTTCGTGCTTCGGCAGGGACCGGCATCCGTTTTTCGCTGGACCCAAAGGAGCGGATCAACATCCGGCTTGATTTCGGAATCGGGGAAAAACTAGAGTTCTACTTTGGGATTGATGAGGCATTGTAG
- a CDS encoding DUF433 domain-containing protein: MTHHELLRRITVSTPGDPGSALIRGTSIAVIEVLGRFATGESTEELLRRYPQLVEEDLHACAAYATEIALLSAAPPTEESAYIPPTGTRLRLIAEALRFVRGVIAADGGSPLEGVMRIALIGSLATAKPDPGDIDLLITVASGMELAPLASRARRLHEAAETVHRGADLFLTDEEGQYIGRICRQIDCGHGVRINCRALHCGRRPFLYDDLHLVRLSARLITEPPIILWPNLIVRVPVPNDLQAGLIAPLQQLLGNWK; encoded by the coding sequence ATGACACATCACGAGCTTCTTCGCAGAATTACGGTTAGCACGCCAGGCGATCCCGGCAGTGCGCTGATTCGTGGGACCTCCATCGCCGTGATCGAGGTGCTGGGAAGGTTTGCCACGGGGGAAAGCACCGAAGAACTGCTACGCCGCTACCCCCAACTGGTCGAGGAGGACCTGCACGCCTGCGCCGCGTATGCCACCGAGATAGCGTTGCTATCGGCCGCGCCGCCAACTGAGGAATCGGCCTACATCCCACCAACCGGAACACGCCTGCGGCTGATTGCCGAGGCACTCCGGTTTGTTCGCGGGGTGATTGCTGCCGACGGAGGAAGCCCGCTGGAGGGGGTGATGCGGATTGCGCTGATCGGGTCCCTGGCAACGGCAAAACCGGACCCGGGGGACATTGATCTGCTGATCACCGTGGCAAGCGGGATGGAGCTTGCGCCGCTGGCTTCGCGGGCGCGGCGGCTTCACGAAGCTGCCGAAACCGTGCACCGCGGGGCGGACCTGTTTTTAACCGATGAGGAGGGACAGTATATCGGGCGGATCTGCCGCCAGATTGATTGCGGCCACGGCGTACGGATCAACTGCCGCGCGCTTCATTGCGGCCGCCGCCCGTTTCTGTACGACGACTTGCACCTGGTCAGGCTATCGGCCCGCCTGATTACGGAGCCACCAATTATCCTGTGGCCGAACTTGATTGTGCGCGTCCCGGTGCCGAACGACCTTCAGGCGGGATTGATTGCACCACTTCAACAATTGCTTGGAAACTGGAAATGA
- a CDS encoding PD40 domain-containing protein: MLLRLTLLLLVVGIAPLSAQLLRIPFLGANRPDVSWHQFSTDHFVVIYHDGLDSIAREAANVAEAVYPVVTGNLNTQLSHRVKLYLSDLDDVQNAFAFDDDHMYIWLRGILDDLVLGGIRSSGRAKWFRAVITHEFTHIVIAHATKEWTGAIFPSASVPRWFNEGTARFMEPDGWTTDVDQVLRVAAVNARLGYDGLGRLDGVMLYETGHSIVRYMTWRFGDSTLAKIVNAGRGGGLGLYDFELAVKQATGESMGEIYADWRRTLTVMYSAQYGVREEADEISPPLTKRFDFVTGVRISPDGKEVAMMAASGASTQRLYVLPNNAIALSDTGGRPVILSDEPGFDPEFSWSPDGQQLVLSKQRYGRHDALLHDLYLLDRSSRGLRRLTTNASLFDPAWSPDGSTIVAVQKRAGRDQLVTVDPTSGTVQQLGALLGDAQAYTPSWSPDGKRIAFSLFDSSGRRVIAVINRDGSGLAVLPSDSARDRYPVWSPDGSRIAITTHSGGVPNLLTMKPDGSDRRYLTDIAGGIYSVQWVPGSDSVLAISFDTRDRILPHLIPASRQMTPTPAAQIKVKYSGWLFARLPRQTPPADSIPIARIFDEGNYSALAHITPLAYSPLYGTDRSHDGQKGSRWGLLALLNDPMGIHTIQAFADYGTASNEFGGAVGYINNALPFTIMVEGAYQLGFARIVGETPAYQRTTAGSAALQWTLRPPNSLTTVHQLKINGGYRKLEPWNSGEFAPGELAPAAAELVEAGAEYTLTSPEFFFTANFLRSEPAIGSSVQYNRVSSLTAWKVPFGDWSDASLLFRMEGEAHWGTQLPQEFVGLDKYDQFQQGFNLFSLHPNHRVRGVERYVYGDRVAVGSVGLLQPFGGESTGLSTLLFVEGGAAWFSQQTELKDVPLLGSYGAELRLPLIENYIATFGIAFEMIEKPRRDLYFRLVVGL, encoded by the coding sequence ATGCTTCTTCGCCTAACGTTGTTGCTGTTGGTTGTTGGCATTGCTCCGCTTTCGGCGCAACTTCTTCGAATTCCGTTTCTTGGCGCAAACCGCCCCGATGTTTCGTGGCACCAGTTCAGCACCGATCATTTTGTGGTGATCTACCATGATGGATTGGACAGCATTGCCCGCGAAGCCGCCAACGTTGCCGAAGCCGTCTATCCCGTGGTGACGGGGAATCTGAACACGCAGCTGAGCCACCGCGTCAAGCTCTACCTTTCGGACCTTGACGACGTGCAGAACGCCTTCGCCTTCGACGACGACCACATGTACATCTGGCTTCGCGGCATTCTGGATGACTTGGTGCTTGGGGGAATCCGTTCGTCGGGGCGGGCAAAGTGGTTCCGGGCGGTGATTACTCACGAGTTCACCCACATCGTGATTGCCCACGCCACAAAGGAGTGGACCGGTGCAATCTTTCCTTCGGCCAGCGTCCCCAGGTGGTTCAACGAAGGGACCGCACGGTTTATGGAGCCGGACGGATGGACCACAGACGTTGACCAAGTGCTTCGCGTGGCGGCGGTGAACGCACGGCTGGGATACGACGGCCTGGGAAGGCTTGACGGAGTGATGCTGTACGAGACCGGGCACTCCATCGTTCGCTACATGACGTGGCGGTTTGGCGACAGCACCCTTGCAAAGATTGTGAACGCCGGGCGCGGCGGCGGGCTTGGCCTTTACGACTTTGAGCTTGCCGTCAAACAGGCGACCGGGGAGAGCATGGGGGAAATCTACGCCGACTGGCGACGCACCCTGACGGTGATGTACAGTGCCCAATATGGCGTGCGCGAGGAAGCCGATGAGATCAGCCCGCCGCTGACGAAGCGGTTCGACTTCGTCACCGGGGTTCGCATCTCGCCCGATGGAAAGGAGGTGGCGATGATGGCCGCTTCCGGAGCCAGCACGCAACGGCTGTACGTACTCCCGAACAACGCGATAGCCTTGAGCGATACTGGCGGGCGGCCAGTGATCCTAAGCGATGAACCAGGATTCGACCCAGAGTTTTCTTGGAGCCCCGATGGCCAGCAGTTGGTGCTTTCCAAACAACGGTACGGGCGGCATGATGCATTGCTCCATGATCTGTATCTGCTTGATCGTTCAAGCCGGGGCCTGCGCCGGCTAACCACCAACGCTTCGTTGTTCGACCCCGCATGGTCCCCCGACGGCAGCACCATTGTTGCCGTGCAGAAACGGGCCGGGCGGGACCAGTTGGTGACGGTGGACCCAACAAGCGGGACGGTCCAACAGCTTGGGGCATTGCTTGGCGATGCGCAAGCCTACACGCCCAGCTGGTCCCCCGACGGAAAACGGATTGCCTTCAGCCTGTTCGATTCTTCGGGGCGGCGGGTGATTGCGGTTATCAACCGCGACGGAAGCGGGCTTGCGGTGCTTCCCAGCGATTCCGCTCGCGACCGCTATCCGGTGTGGTCCCCGGATGGTTCCCGAATCGCCATCACCACCCACTCCGGCGGCGTGCCGAACCTTCTAACAATGAAGCCCGACGGAAGCGACCGCCGCTACCTGACGGATATTGCCGGCGGAATCTACTCCGTGCAATGGGTCCCCGGCAGCGACTCCGTGCTGGCCATCAGCTTCGACACCCGCGACCGCATCCTTCCCCACCTGATCCCGGCTTCGCGCCAGATGACCCCAACGCCAGCGGCCCAAATCAAGGTGAAATATTCCGGCTGGCTGTTTGCACGGCTTCCGCGCCAAACCCCGCCAGCCGACAGCATCCCGATTGCACGAATTTTTGACGAAGGAAACTACAGCGCGCTGGCGCACATCACGCCGCTGGCCTACTCCCCTTTGTACGGAACCGACCGGAGCCACGATGGCCAGAAAGGTTCGCGCTGGGGATTGCTTGCGTTGCTGAACGACCCAATGGGAATCCACACAATCCAAGCGTTTGCCGATTATGGAACCGCATCGAATGAGTTTGGCGGGGCGGTGGGATACATCAACAACGCGCTGCCGTTCACGATCATGGTTGAAGGGGCGTATCAGCTTGGCTTTGCACGGATTGTTGGGGAAACACCCGCCTACCAACGGACAACCGCCGGCAGTGCCGCACTGCAATGGACACTCCGCCCGCCGAACTCACTCACCACCGTTCACCAGCTGAAAATCAACGGTGGATACCGAAAATTGGAACCGTGGAACAGCGGAGAATTTGCGCCGGGTGAGCTTGCACCCGCCGCTGCCGAATTGGTGGAGGCCGGGGCGGAGTACACGCTAACCTCACCGGAATTTTTCTTCACCGCCAACTTCCTCCGGTCCGAGCCAGCCATTGGGAGCAGCGTTCAATACAACCGCGTATCGAGCCTGACGGCGTGGAAGGTTCCGTTTGGCGATTGGAGCGATGCTTCACTGCTGTTCCGGATGGAAGGGGAAGCACACTGGGGAACGCAGTTGCCGCAGGAGTTTGTTGGCTTGGATAAATACGACCAGTTCCAACAAGGCTTCAATCTTTTTTCTCTTCACCCAAACCACCGCGTGCGTGGGGTGGAACGCTACGTTTACGGGGACCGCGTGGCCGTTGGCAGCGTTGGCTTGCTGCAACCGTTTGGGGGGGAATCAACGGGGCTATCCACCCTGCTGTTTGTTGAAGGCGGGGCCGCCTGGTTCAGCCAGCAAACGGAGCTGAAGGACGTTCCACTTCTGGGAAGCTACGGCGCGGAACTCCGGTTGCCGCTGATTGAGAACTACATTGCCACGTTCGGCATTGCCTTCGAGATGATTGAGAAACCACGGCGGGATTTGTATTTCCGGTTAGTGGTTGGGTTGTGA